A window of Microvirgula aerodenitrificans DSM 15089 contains these coding sequences:
- a CDS encoding transposase, producing MRYTEEQIIGFLREAEAGLPVKELCRLHGFSEASFYLWRSKFGGMNVSDAKRLKELEAENARLKRMLANALLE from the coding sequence ATACGGTATACAGAAGAGCAGATCATTGGGTTCCTGCGTGAAGCGGAGGCAGGTCTGCCGGTGAAGGAGTTGTGCCGGCTGCATGGCTTCTCGGAAGCAAGCTTCTACCTGTGGCGCAGCAAATTTGGCGGGATGAATGTATCCGACGCCAAGCGTCTGAAGGAGTTGGAGGCTGAAAACGCGCGCCTCAAGCGCATGCTGGCGAATGCCTTGCTGGAAA